Proteins encoded within one genomic window of Bacillus sp. 1NLA3E:
- a CDS encoding DMT family transporter has product MRGQAKLITAMLIFGSIGVFVKNINLSSSEIALLRGVIGSIFLFCASFFVKKKISFKAVKENIVLLILSGAAIGFNWIFLFEAYGYTTIANATVSYYFAPIFVVVFAPLVLKEKLTQVKVGSIIVAMIGLFLVVNNGGSVSNGSYNHRVGILYGLLAAGLYASVILMNKFIRNLSGYETTLIQLMMASFVLFPYVYIKGHMDLSGLDPKTMMLILILGIIHTGMAYFLYFGAIKELKGQTIAVLSYIDPISAVIIAAIFLRENMNGIQIVGGVLILTSTFLSEKLGNEQLEREY; this is encoded by the coding sequence GTGAGAGGACAAGCTAAATTAATTACAGCTATGCTAATTTTTGGAAGCATTGGTGTATTCGTTAAGAATATTAATCTATCTTCAAGTGAAATTGCCCTTTTAAGAGGTGTTATTGGAAGTATATTCTTATTTTGTGCAAGTTTTTTTGTTAAGAAGAAGATTTCTTTTAAGGCAGTAAAAGAAAATATTGTTCTATTAATCCTATCTGGTGCAGCGATTGGATTTAATTGGATTTTTCTATTTGAGGCATACGGATACACTACGATTGCCAATGCAACAGTAAGCTATTACTTTGCACCAATCTTTGTCGTTGTCTTTGCCCCGCTCGTACTTAAAGAAAAACTGACACAGGTGAAAGTTGGAAGTATTATTGTAGCAATGATAGGTTTATTTTTAGTTGTTAACAATGGCGGGAGCGTTTCGAATGGTTCATACAATCATAGAGTTGGTATCCTGTATGGCTTATTAGCTGCAGGACTATATGCAAGTGTCATTTTAATGAATAAATTCATTAGAAATCTTTCTGGATATGAAACGACTCTAATTCAGTTAATGATGGCTTCTTTTGTACTGTTTCCATATGTGTATATAAAGGGACATATGGACTTATCAGGTCTCGATCCTAAAACGATGATGCTAATCCTGATTCTCGGTATCATTCATACAGGTATGGCGTATTTCTTATATTTTGGGGCTATTAAGGAGTTAAAAGGTCAAACGATTGCAGTTTTAAGTTATATTGACCCCATTTCAGCAGTCATTATCGCTGCCATTTTTTTACGAGAGAATATGAATGGTATTCAAATTGTTGGCGGGGTACTTATACTAACATCCACCTTTTTGAGCGAAAAACTTGGAAATGAACAGCTTGAAAGGGAATATTAA
- a CDS encoding zinc metallopeptidase, with amino-acid sequence MKHVEGVKIRRLDITGEDLYDPIAQVIQLGKNVYGCKTIYSLAVGCHEVCHAMDFQYLRFLSAPITIITKFVFIPLFLLSLVFQSLPNYH; translated from the coding sequence ATGAAGCATGTTGAGGGGGTTAAAATTAGAAGATTGGATATTACTGGTGAAGATTTATATGATCCAATAGCACAAGTCATTCAGTTAGGAAAGAATGTATATGGCTGTAAAACCATTTACTCTTTAGCTGTAGGCTGTCACGAGGTGTGTCATGCAATGGATTTTCAATATCTTAGGTTTTTATCTGCACCGATAACTATAATAACAAAGTTTGTGTTTATCCCGTTATTTCTCCTCTCTTTGGTTTTTCAATCTTTACCAAATTATCACTAG
- a CDS encoding proline iminopeptidase-family hydrolase, translating to MNDEGYVQVKNGKVWYQVFNKTAGGTPVIILHGGPGSSSYSLQGLKALGENRPVILYDQLGCGRSDRPTDRSLWKIERFVEELAQVRKELNLSEVHILGHSWGTTLAAAYCLTKPSGIKSVIFSSPCLSAPLWGHDQKRNLKKLPKNIQDIIKRCEETGTTNSAEYKAATDVFNKNFVCRLNPYPEFLKRGTHYKNPQVYNIMWGPSEFTVKGNLKEFDCTGRLGEITCPTLFTCGRFDEATPETTKFYSSLTPHSEFYIFEKSAHMPYIEEAEEYIHIVGSFLTSVDSLDRL from the coding sequence ATGAATGATGAAGGCTATGTCCAAGTAAAGAATGGAAAGGTTTGGTACCAAGTATTTAATAAAACTGCGGGTGGTACGCCAGTGATTATTTTGCACGGTGGGCCCGGTTCTTCATCTTATTCACTACAAGGCCTTAAAGCTCTCGGAGAGAACCGGCCAGTTATTCTTTATGATCAGTTGGGATGTGGTAGATCGGATAGACCAACCGATAGGTCTTTATGGAAAATAGAAAGGTTTGTTGAGGAACTAGCACAGGTTAGAAAAGAATTAAACCTAAGTGAAGTACATATTCTTGGTCATTCTTGGGGGACTACGCTAGCAGCTGCTTATTGTTTAACAAAACCGAGTGGCATAAAGAGCGTAATTTTTTCTAGTCCATGTCTTAGTGCACCATTATGGGGACATGATCAGAAAAGAAACCTCAAAAAGCTTCCAAAAAATATCCAAGATATAATTAAAAGATGTGAAGAAACTGGAACAACCAATTCTGCAGAATATAAAGCTGCAACAGATGTATTTAATAAAAATTTTGTTTGTAGGTTAAATCCCTATCCTGAATTCTTAAAACGAGGGACACATTACAAAAACCCTCAAGTTTACAATATTATGTGGGGTCCATCTGAATTCACTGTGAAGGGTAATTTAAAAGAATTTGATTGTACAGGTAGATTAGGAGAAATAACATGTCCCACACTTTTTACATGTGGACGTTTTGATGAAGCTACTCCAGAGACAACAAAATTTTATAGTAGTTTAACGCCACATTCTGAATTTTATATTTTTGAGAAAAGTGCTCATATGCCATATATCGAAGAAGCTGAGGAGTATATACATATAGTTGGTAGCTTCCTAACATCCGTTGACTCTTTGGATAGGTTATAG
- a CDS encoding YbxH family protein gives MGAIERNGYRFEPEYSVIRQNGAIHVYIKGEFVEEVKFSFSGKYPELDQIEQLIDEYCEQHEI, from the coding sequence ATGGGTGCTATAGAACGAAATGGGTATAGATTTGAACCAGAATATAGTGTAATTAGGCAAAATGGAGCGATTCACGTTTATATCAAAGGAGAATTTGTTGAAGAAGTGAAGTTTTCTTTTTCTGGAAAATATCCGGAGCTTGATCAAATTGAGCAACTCATTGATGAATATTGCGAACAACATGAAATTTAA
- a CDS encoding GerMN domain-containing protein — protein sequence MKKVIALLAVISLTGILSSCEINNVNISKEKENNSIVDKNNYKKNSTNHTNDENKKQKTQLNIQEYYPIKENTRYIYEGTGNEFASYNVYNDYISGEKVQQRINNGGTVIASVIELKDGKLNKIYSRGEVYYRENLLEATGYGEETLLMEPLKNGTTWTLKDSRVRTITNTSADIMTPTGTFKAIEVTTVSTDGKNLDYYAKNKGLIKSIYISGDTQISSTLSEIEENVPEKQNINFYYPNINDGKIYYKNKEVSFRTNEITRKVLAEAYKEEVNNQLGKVFSPNTQINSLYLNNDQHVYIDLNQDFIKEMQAGAPYETMILQSVANTFGQYYHSDRVYLTINNNPYESGHISIKKGEYLKVGLQNIIEMK from the coding sequence ATGAAAAAAGTAATCGCACTTTTAGCTGTAATTTCTTTGACTGGTATCCTCAGTAGTTGTGAAATAAATAATGTCAACATCAGTAAAGAAAAAGAGAACAACAGCATTGTTGATAAGAACAATTATAAAAAAAATAGTACCAATCATACCAATGACGAAAATAAAAAACAAAAAACACAGTTAAACATACAGGAATATTACCCTATCAAGGAAAATACTCGTTACATATATGAAGGAACAGGGAACGAATTTGCTTCTTATAATGTATACAATGACTATATTTCCGGAGAAAAAGTTCAACAAAGAATCAATAATGGTGGTACAGTGATTGCTAGTGTAATTGAATTAAAAGATGGAAAACTCAACAAGATTTATTCTAGAGGTGAAGTATACTACAGAGAAAACCTTTTAGAAGCAACTGGTTATGGTGAAGAAACCCTTTTGATGGAACCATTAAAGAATGGGACAACATGGACTTTAAAGGATTCAAGAGTTAGAACCATAACCAATACCTCAGCTGATATTATGACTCCAACAGGGACTTTTAAAGCAATTGAAGTTACGACTGTAAGTACAGATGGAAAAAACCTTGATTATTATGCTAAAAATAAGGGCTTAATTAAATCAATATATATTTCTGGAGATACTCAAATATCTTCCACTCTAAGTGAAATTGAGGAAAATGTCCCAGAGAAGCAAAATATTAATTTTTATTATCCCAATATTAATGATGGGAAAATTTATTATAAAAATAAAGAGGTTAGTTTCAGAACTAATGAAATAACAAGAAAAGTTCTAGCTGAAGCTTATAAAGAAGAAGTTAATAATCAACTTGGAAAAGTATTTTCTCCAAATACACAGATCAACAGCCTATATTTGAATAATGACCAACATGTGTATATTGATTTGAATCAAGATTTTATAAAGGAAATGCAAGCTGGAGCACCTTATGAAACAATGATTCTTCAAAGCGTTGCTAATACATTTGGTCAATATTATCATTCAGATAGAGTTTATCTTACCATTAACAATAATCCATATGAATCAGGTCATATATCTATAAAAAAAGGAGAGTATCTCAAAGTTGGATTACAGAATATAATTGAAATGAAATAG
- a CDS encoding sensor domain-containing protein: MNDNNKKLLKELEELRSQNTELEREKQELSKKIRVNESLYLSVLDALPINIFLEDPEGHTIFANREACQSNGIALKDLIGKTVFDFFPRPIAEINRALDLEVWHQRKLITKEVLAGFKGEKHHMFSGKTIIHINESKEDFLLGFGLDISDRVRTEALLRESEEKFRSVIEQASDSIFLIGMDGRFKDINPTACEVLNYSKEEFLSMSTELVFSRIPEKIKLLHNVSNENLSSNFEDIMTGKNNTLIPVDINIRLITIGEKKMFLALCRDISDKKRAEAQIKHMAYHDALTELPNRWFIQSYLQDFISNNDTNKPILGVFLLDLDYFKIINDSLGHDAGDLLLIEVSKRLGTATENIDSVLGRFGGDEFIFLVPHLSSKDDISMLCEKIMREMYEPFIIFDQKINISASIGVSLYPKDGEDLNTLIKNADLAMYGSKDQGRSCYNLYNPNMKTQAIERMDLEILL, translated from the coding sequence GTGAACGACAATAATAAAAAACTTTTAAAAGAGTTAGAAGAGCTGCGCTCACAAAATACTGAACTTGAAAGAGAAAAACAGGAGCTTTCAAAGAAAATTCGCGTAAATGAATCATTATATTTAAGCGTTCTAGATGCATTACCTATTAATATATTTCTTGAAGATCCTGAAGGGCACACCATTTTCGCTAATAGAGAAGCATGCCAATCAAATGGTATTGCTCTAAAAGATTTAATTGGAAAAACGGTATTTGATTTCTTTCCAAGACCCATTGCCGAAATCAATAGAGCACTTGATCTTGAGGTTTGGCACCAACGGAAACTAATTACTAAGGAAGTACTTGCTGGATTTAAAGGTGAAAAACATCATATGTTTTCTGGGAAAACCATTATTCATATAAATGAATCCAAAGAAGATTTTTTATTAGGATTTGGATTAGACATTTCTGATCGTGTTAGAACCGAGGCGTTGTTACGAGAAAGTGAAGAAAAATTCAGAAGCGTAATCGAGCAGGCGTCGGACAGTATTTTTCTCATCGGAATGGATGGTAGGTTCAAAGATATAAACCCTACTGCATGTGAGGTTTTGAACTATTCGAAGGAAGAATTCCTAAGTATGAGTACAGAATTGGTTTTTTCCAGAATACCTGAAAAAATTAAGTTATTACATAATGTTTCTAATGAAAATTTATCATCTAATTTTGAGGATATAATGACAGGCAAGAACAACACATTAATTCCAGTAGATATAAACATTCGTTTAATAACTATTGGTGAAAAAAAGATGTTTTTAGCTTTATGTAGAGATATTAGTGATAAAAAAAGAGCTGAAGCACAAATTAAGCATATGGCCTATCATGATGCATTAACCGAACTCCCAAATCGGTGGTTCATCCAGTCCTACCTTCAAGACTTTATATCAAACAATGATACAAACAAACCAATACTTGGTGTCTTCCTACTTGATTTAGATTATTTTAAAATAATCAATGATAGCTTGGGACATGATGCTGGGGATCTTTTATTAATTGAAGTGTCAAAGCGACTTGGAACAGCAACAGAGAATATAGACTCTGTCCTCGGCCGTTTTGGTGGAGATGAGTTTATTTTTCTTGTCCCACATTTATCAAGTAAAGATGATATATCAATGTTATGTGAAAAAATAATGCGAGAGATGTATGAACCTTTTATTATTTTTGATCAAAAAATTAATATCTCCGCGAGTATTGGTGTCAGTCTTTACCCAAAGGATGGGGAAGATCTTAATACTTTAATTAAAAATGCTGATCTAGCAATGTATGGTTCCAAAGACCAAGGGAGAAGTTGTTATAACTTATACAATCCAAATATGAAAACACAAGCAATTGAACGAATGGACTTAGAAATTCTTTTATGA